A segment of the Lycium barbarum isolate Lr01 chromosome 7, ASM1917538v2, whole genome shotgun sequence genome:
TTATGTAAAGCTATAAATAGTAAGAAgtattgttccttttttttttcatttattactGTCCCGTATACGCTTACATACATGTGTGATTTGTGTACTTTCTATGTATACTAGACTATTGGGATATGTATTAGGACCTGGTTTGGTCATTCGGGATAGTTTCAGTCTCCCCAAtattagccatgcctgggattcttTGAAACcctttggaacttgtgcaacatcgggcaTACGGGGCTAGAACCCAGTCCGCATGCTAACATTAAGTCTTGAAATAAAACCCCACAAACAGTTTTGATACGTAGCGGCGAGTTTCTTATATGTATATGGTCTGTTCATTTATGTATGCATGTGTGTTTGATTACTTTAGTGATAAGGGCGGTTACATAAACTAACcaattccctttttcttttttcctcctCTACTTGCATGACCGCTCGGGTCTAAACCAGACCCTGTTGAACCAAAGCCCCAATAGGGTTTCTCATTCATATTAAGATCGAGTCTATGGAGAGAAATGACAGCGAGGCAGGCGGAAGGCCCAGTCATTGGTGAAAATGGCCACTAGGGGCTTGGCACGCCCCTAGTTTGAATCTATTCTATAAATATATGTTGTGTTTTATGTATTTGTAAATGTATGTactcatattatagtggaccTAAATGGCTTAGACGTCCTAGGATAAGATTTTTAAAATCTCGACAACCCTTAACGTTTTTCTTAAAGCTGGTTAATGCAAACTATAAATTCTCTTATCAGACAATGAATTTAACAAAAACTTGGCATTTTAGGCAAACAAATAGGAAAACTGGGTTTATTAAATTGAAAACAGCTACTTTTGAACAAATGGGGTGTTATTTAAACCCTTCACCATTTTCAGATAATCCACGGGTATGAATCACCTTTTTTCCTAAATAAATGCAGTCCGGATCCAACGCCCATAAACTTTTATAACTAACCAAAACATGTCCTATAAAGAATTTTTAGGAAGCCTCTTAACTGGACAAAAGAGCAGTCTTTTTTTCATAAATAAGTTCTCAGAAACTCTCTAAAAGAACAAATGAAGTTTTTCTGAAGGCAATCAAAACGTTTTACCCCTCCCTTACTCCCATAAACATTTTGGGCCTAAAGTGGACAAAAAGGAATATTTTCAGCCTGGATATTCTGCCCCCCTTTAACAAAAATgacttcaaaaaataaaaatcctcGTAATATAAAGTCTTGGGATAAAGGCTGGACATATTAAGATGGATCTACTTGAGACGGAGTATGAATAAGCATGAATCATAATCACTTTCTTTTTTGATAAAACCTCAAAATGCATATTCCTTATATAAAGAAGGTTATTTATACACTGATATTATAAATTCAAAACTACAATACCCTGTACATAAGAGGGATATGTTcaaatttttttccaaaaaaatgatatacaatttacaaaaaaaaaacagtttctttgCGAGAGCAaacacaaaataagcagtttaaaGAAATACTCATACACGAGAatttgaaggtcaaccgtatagtacggatccttaatactggtgTACCTAACACTTTCTCCAaaggatcatcagaacccttacctagaactctgaattacgaaggttttttcatgACGTTTGAATAAACCTTTCACCACTAGTTTTTCTAATTtattaaaaattaggtggcgactcatTTAAAAAACAAAGTTCAAAAGAGCAGCAAtgagttcgtagtagccttcACGCCCTAAACATGCGCAAAAGCAAACTGTTACAATATTGTGTTGAACTGGTCACTAATAGCGTAGCAGCGgcgaaaatacaagtatataggtcaaatatgtgtaataaataaaatttaacacagTGAAACAAATGAAAGAGATAGCTCAGTGGCTAAGGCGGTGCAATATGTTGTGACAGTGCAGGTTCGAATCTGGGCGAGCTCATTTAACgcttattgttttcctaaaaataggctcaaaataataattaaaagtgACATTGGGGTTCGATTTGGGGTTGCAACCAAAGTGTCCCAAAAACACTTCCGTTTGTTAGAGCACACAATTAAATATGTATTAATTTCTcaaagtatatacatatatatatatatatatatacataatttttccACGTAGGTCCGACTATGGTTGGTTCCACTATCAGGGAATGGATAAAAGTGTATCAATCAATTTACTTGAAAATTGGTACGTACGTAATAGCTTTTTGGGATTTGTTGTATGTTACCGTGGCAACTTTTGAGATCACAATTCACTTTTCCCTCACGTGATGATGGGATGTTGTGGATGACCCATAGAATAAAATTTTCCTACCTTCACAAATGTAGTCCGAAATCTACAATAAGTTTTTTTGTGGTACCTCTTGTTAGATTATGGGATACGTCTAAGGCAAACGGAAAAACATCAAATGACTATGGGCACATTACGTTATCTTTTTCAAGAGAAAGGGAGGAGTATGGATTTCGTTTGTTGTATAGAGATGAACGTAAGCTTAAGGCCTTGTCACAAACGAGGGAAAATAATGATGAACCAACTAAACATCGCGTTGGGACAAGGAGGAGTGAACACTATGACTCTGCAACGAATGAAGCCAGTTGCTCCTCTTCTAAGAAACAAAGGTTACATTTCTAACATTTCTTTGAGAATCTGCAGCAACAAGTAGTGAGGCTAGTCTACTTCAGAAACTTTGGAGTTGTGTCCTCCGAGCCCAGGATTTTAGCTTTAAGTATTGGCAATTTGGCATATACTTCATGACTTGGTTTTTATTCTAGGTGATAGTGAAATTGTCTTTTTATTGGGTGTAATTTCCTGGCTAGGAGATTAATGCATGACTTAATTTGGTTTCTTCTGTGTGGTGGtacctcaagaaaaaaaaatgacaaccaACTTGCAAATGTTCATTTCACTTTTGGACGATAAATCCATCACTTTCCTCAATACATGCCCCCTCCTCTTTATTtcgaaataataataaaaaaaaaaactgatagtTTACATCCACTTGAAAAGGAGGCAATATGAAAGCCAAAAGAAACATAATGTGAGAGGAAAAAGAAACATACACTTCTCTAGACACATGAGTTTAGCTAGCCAACGTAGTTGGTTCACAGCCATCATGGACACAAGCTAAGACATCCTTATAGTCCCTTGAGATTGTAAAAGAATCATACACTTTACCATCTTTGCTCTTCTTGTACTCAAAGAGAAGGGAAGACTGGTTAAATGCTGTAAGTTTGACAAATCCATAATCGTAATCTTTGAACACACTCCATGTGGTGTTAATGGTGGTGAATGTATTCAGATGACTTCCTCCTCCACCAGCAACAACGTGAATTGTTCCATTCACTACGCCTGAGTAGTGTGATGTCTCCTTGTTCACACATTGGTTCTGTCCACAAAACAATTTGACAAACAATAAAAATTTAgtggttttcaaatatatatttgAGTTAAATAACAGTATCATTTCCACTATTGCTGCAAATTTTAGTTCTTATAGGGTTGAAGGACTGTGCGTGTTTCGTAGGAAAGATTTATAGTTTCAACAAAAAGTTAACTAGAGGTGGCTATCCAAACTCATCATCAAGTTAATCTTATTGTTAATAATATGAAGATATGAGTGATGCGTTCTATACTAAAGGTTAAATTCCTAAAATCATAAAAACAAGTACCGCTACATTTACTGTACATATACACGTACAATAAGGACAACTGCATAGAAAATGCCACAAGAAGAAAAGCATAAAGATGAATTCTACTATATCTAGAATGAATAGAAGACCAAAAGGAGTAGTGAATATTTCGTGACTAATTGAATTATGTTAACTACAAGAAAATGAATAAAGATCAGGTAGAGTCGAAATTAGTAGATATTGTGAAAACGAGTGAAAATTAGGCAAATTCTTCCAAGATCAAAACACTATGTTTGGATGGTATAAATTGCCTAAACAAGAATTCTTGAACAACAAACAACCAGTTCAGACATTCACGACCAAGAAGTATTGGATTCTCTTTCCGATAGGCCCTGAAAGGAGAAGGAAGGTTGGAATGCCAACGGGCGTCTATTATATTGAATTTACCCGACAGTCCCCATGTAAAACACAAGTTTGCCTAAATCAATCATAGTCCTATAATACTTATTTTATGTCTAGAAATATAATGCATACCTGGTAAATTGGACAAACTCTTTCATAGTTATGGACGTGCCCGAAGAATGCCATATCAACCTTATACTTCTGCCAGAGCTTTTGCAAATGCTCCCTTCCCATGGGCTCTTCAAATGAGCCTTCATTAGCATACCATTCATTGGACGAGTAACCAAGAACACGATGAGCAGCAAAAATCAACCAAGGTTGTTTATGTCTATTGGCTGACGCAAAGCATTGCTCGATGAACTTGTATTGTTCAGATCCCTCTCTCCAATCATGCTCAGTGTCTGCTATGCAGAAATGGAACATGCCATAATCAGCTGCATACCTGTCAATAACATACACACTTCATATGAAAATCGACACGTTGATTAAATGAAGGCAGCAGTCTTCTCAAGGACTTGAGCATTAGAAATATTTTAGGATTTTAACTTGTTCATAGGGCAAGTCGATTCAGCGATGAATATATAGAATAATCAAAGAGAAGCTAAAGTAGAAATCCTGTTCTAGTGCCAGCTGATATAATACTGAATCTTCTATTGCAAATTTAAGGTGATTTTGAAGTCGAAAAGAACCTTAATAATTCCCCTCTGCCTTATAATAATGACAAATCGGATTTAATATAGAAGTGAAATCTCTAACAAGACAATGATATTTCTTAATTACAGAAGGGATAAAGTTTTAGACTTTCTTAGCAGTGTTGTCAAATGAGACAATCATAGGAAAGCACCAAAGGTCTATCCTAGCTTTACGCACAAATTGTAACTAAAGTGCATATTTTATTAAAGAAAGGATCATATCAAGAATATGAACATAGAGAAATTGAACTAGAATACACTTGCTGAGACGGCGGTGGAATCATGTCATCAAGTTCAAAACCACTACATATGATATACATGATTTTTAAAGTTCCCTTTTTCCCTACACAATGCTCTTATAATCTTTCCACATATTGTTATCACGAGCAATACGAGTAGGTGTGTTTTACAAGAATCACATACCAGAACTTAGCCCTGTTTTCTGCTGGAACATAGTATAATGTCTCGGCTGGTACACCACATTCTCCACCCGAGTCCAGACCAGTGTATAATGATCCGCTGTTCTCCCAAGTTCTTTCATGATTACCACtgcaacaacattttttttttttttgcagacaGTTAGAACAAGAACTATGTGAAATGCAAAATACTATCCACAATCACGAAGGAATTCTTGATGATGAACAGACCTTGCAATCATGAAAGGTACTCTCGATGTTATTGGCTCTACTTGAGCTGTAAATTGGTCCCATTGCGAGATATATCCGTTTGCGTAGGGCAGATCTCCGATAAGGAAAACTGCGTCAATGTTATCAAGGTCCTTAACAAGGGTGTCAGTTGTCATAAGTGATCCAGGCTGATAATTAGCATATTCATTTGAACCATCACGCTCTTGCTGAAACAAGAAAACCAATTAAAAGAATTGTTATGGGAAAACCACATTCTTCAACGTTTAGAAAGAAAGCTACAAAAGATTTGATATTGTGTTAGAACAACTGATACAGACACTGTTAGTAAGTAGATTACCTTCCCCATATCTCCAAATATCACAATACGTTGCAATGACTCTTGCCCTGGAAAAGGAGGAGATTTAAATGAATATTGCTTGCTCCAAACGATTGAACCATTGTTTACCATGTGACCCAACTTGTATGTGTACCTGAAATTTGACAAAATAAGTTGTCAAAACGGGGTGTGACATGTCAACGATGAAGTAAGTTGCTGCTAGAGAAACAGTCCACTAGAAAAACTTACACCATGTTTGGCCACAAATCTTTCAGGAAACTTGTATGTATGAATCCAGGATCGCGCCAGCCCACAGTTCTTGCCGGTCCTCCTACAAACGCATTCATAACATTATTCAGTATGAAATGCAAAATGAATAGCATAATACTTAAATCGATTCAACAATTTTACCCTCTCCTACTCTATCTTCGACTTGAATCAGAATACATGTataagaagaagaacaacaactGCCCCTCAGTCCCAACAAGTTGGGATCGGCTATATGAATCCCGACTTCATCATTTAATCTcatttcatatcatcatcatacaatacatgtatgagagaagaagaggaaaaataCATATGAAAAATTGGACATAAGGCAAGCATTTTTTTCAACTGATCAAAAGAGTCGAATAATGGAAGTCCTCATACCACACATGCTGTTCCGGTGAAATGTCAATGTCCCTGCTGGGGAACGCTTCTGCTCTTGGCCCTTCCAACCCCATTCGACGAATGGAACAGCCTCGTCTATGTTGTAACCACTCGTCCAAGTAACAGTCATCTAGGAGAAAAAAGGCATAAGTTAATCTTATAATCTGATACTAGATGCTTGACAAGTAAACACGAATCTCCAATTTTCCATCAGTGACAGAACAGGACAAGGGGATTCAAAATAACGAATCAAATTAACTTGTTCTCCAAATTAAGGAATTGATTACCTCGACACACTACTGCAATCAATATTGATATTGACGCCCATGTAACATTATAACATATAGGTTCGTAAAGCACAAATGTATCTTCAGATAAAGAATTCATAGATGCATAGCAAGAAAAAAAACTTACTATATCCCATGACTTCCCAAGAGCAAGACGCGGATAAAGAGGCGCTTTCGGATTGACAAATGAAATGGAATTTGAGATGCCTATCAACTTAGGCTGTAACACACATGAATCTATTAGTCCATTATCCAAGTTTCATCAaagttacttaaaaaaaaaaaaaaaggacaaacaCATATCATAATGATCATTAGCATGAACTAATACATATTCTACAAATCCAAGTACTTGTAACCTATGTTGCTCCAACTCAAAAATGCCGACAAGTGCGTGTCAGATCCTCTAAAAAGTAGTCCATTTTGGAGGATTCAACACAGATACGACAGTAACAAAAGTCAATTATACCAACAACAAAAAATATGTCTGGGGATCATATATAATTTGGAGAATATGAGAAATATAATTACATTTGCCAAACCACCAGAGAAGAAGGCAAAGGAGAAATCCCCACGCTGGTTAATTAAACGGAATTTCAGTGAAGTCTTCCCAGTCTTTGTGTAATTGGCATTGTTGTAATTTGCATATTTgaactgcaa
Coding sequences within it:
- the LOC132603211 gene encoding nucleotide pyrophosphatase/phosphodiesterase-like, encoding MRNQSYLLVWFFLGVFVLTLNSVHHVLAQEYISLGKRKHGHDQMQQMEQPLSRIQIHKTVLALSAHASIQVAGSNLLGSMDEDVEWVTIKLQNAHPTSDDWVGVFSPAKFNESICPPVTIDEQKHGAPFLCTAPLKFKYANYNNANYTKTGKTSLKFRLINQRGDFSFAFFSGGLANPKLIGISNSISFVNPKAPLYPRLALGKSWDIMTVTWTSGYNIDEAVPFVEWGWKGQEQKRSPAGTLTFHRNSMCGGPARTVGWRDPGFIHTSFLKDLWPNMVYTYKLGHMVNNGSIVWSKQYSFKSPPFPGQESLQRIVIFGDMGKQERDGSNEYANYQPGSLMTTDTLVKDLDNIDAVFLIGDLPYANGYISQWDQFTAQVEPITSRVPFMIASGNHERTWENSGSLYTGLDSGGECGVPAETLYYVPAENRAKFWYAADYGMFHFCIADTEHDWREGSEQYKFIEQCFASANRHKQPWLIFAAHRVLGYSSNEWYANEGSFEEPMGREHLQKLWQKYKVDMAFFGHVHNYERVCPIYQNQCVNKETSHYSGVVNGTIHVVAGGGGSHLNTFTTINTTWSVFKDYDYGFVKLTAFNQSSLLFEYKKSKDGKVYDSFTISRDYKDVLACVHDGCEPTTLAS